Proteins encoded together in one Thermoplasmata archaeon window:
- a CDS encoding cysteine dioxygenase family protein, translating to MTQSADGYSLRGFAAEAEAIVRASASEAQLLRDLKPRMDRLLRTPRSLPRAAFAPRKDRFANNLLYRPKDAAFSITGGAWAPGQTTPIHDHLTWAVVGVYAGEERESIYRRTDDGSDPKRATLVLASERINRKGHVTVLGRTGIHRIDNVSTKPSHSVHVYGRDIGSLERHAYDPVTGEIGKFVSGYCNVLRAEDED from the coding sequence GTGACGCAGTCGGCCGACGGATACTCGCTCCGAGGCTTCGCCGCGGAGGCCGAGGCCATCGTGCGGGCATCCGCGTCCGAGGCCCAGCTGCTCCGGGACCTGAAGCCCCGCATGGACCGGCTCCTCCGCACGCCACGGTCCCTCCCGCGCGCCGCCTTCGCCCCGCGGAAGGACCGCTTCGCGAACAACCTCCTCTACCGTCCCAAGGACGCGGCGTTCTCGATCACGGGCGGCGCGTGGGCGCCCGGCCAGACCACGCCGATCCATGACCACCTGACCTGGGCCGTCGTGGGCGTGTACGCGGGCGAAGAGCGGGAGTCCATCTACCGGCGGACGGACGACGGCTCGGATCCCAAGCGGGCGACCCTCGTGCTCGCGAGCGAACGGATCAATCGCAAGGGTCACGTGACCGTCCTCGGCCGCACCGGGATCCACCGAATCGATAACGTGTCCACGAAGCCGTCGCACAGCGTCCATGTGTACGGACGGGACATCGGGAGCCTGGAGCGACACGCCTACGACCCCGTGACGGGCGAGATCGGCAAGTTCGTGTCGGGCTACTGCAACGTGCTGCGCGCCGAGGACGAGGACTGA
- a CDS encoding SRPBCC family protein has product MTGSSTDKTGALTLDGDYATIAFERRLRHPPEVVWKALTDPEHLARWYMTKARLDERPGGSIDYVSGISQFHVTGRILTWDPPRVFEHEWNVETQQYLPEGERSVVRWELTPDGDGTILRITHRHLTRQTATGFIAGTHAFLERLEEQLDGRPLTNWVKRVDELRPVYGVSW; this is encoded by the coding sequence ATGACTGGTTCTTCGACGGACAAGACCGGCGCGCTCACGCTGGACGGCGACTACGCCACAATCGCCTTCGAGCGACGGCTGCGCCACCCTCCCGAAGTCGTCTGGAAGGCCCTCACGGATCCGGAGCACCTCGCGCGCTGGTATATGACCAAGGCGCGTCTCGACGAGCGGCCCGGAGGGAGCATCGACTACGTGAGCGGGATCTCCCAATTCCACGTCACGGGACGCATCCTGACGTGGGACCCGCCGCGCGTGTTTGAGCACGAGTGGAACGTGGAGACGCAGCAGTACCTGCCCGAAGGCGAGCGGAGCGTCGTGCGCTGGGAGCTTACTCCCGACGGCGACGGGACGATCCTCCGGATCACGCACCGGCACCTCACGCGACAGACGGCGACGGGCTTCATCGCCGGCACGCACGCGTTCCTGGAGCGCCTTGAGGAGCAGCTGGATGGGAGGCCACTTACAAACTGGGTGAAGCGCGTGGACGAGCTCCGGCCCGTGTACGGCGTGTCGTGGTAG
- a CDS encoding VOC family protein, with product MTIVVKDQDKALDFYTEKMGFEKKADYIQPGHPRYLTVSPKGQDIEMVLWPAGAEADRMPVSHTQPGIGTRTVLQVEDCGKTFDQLKKRGVRFKSPEPMEEAWGYAADLTDPDGNPFTIFQPRAPPTGPQDWDRKA from the coding sequence GTGACGATCGTCGTCAAGGACCAAGACAAGGCGCTCGATTTCTACACGGAAAAGATGGGTTTCGAGAAGAAGGCGGACTACATACAGCCGGGCCATCCGCGCTACCTAACCGTGAGCCCTAAGGGGCAGGACATCGAGATGGTACTCTGGCCGGCGGGCGCGGAGGCGGACCGGATGCCCGTGAGCCACACGCAGCCGGGCATCGGCACGCGGACGGTCCTCCAGGTCGAGGACTGCGGCAAGACGTTCGACCAACTCAAGAAGCGCGGCGTGCGGTTCAAGAGTCCGGAGCCGATGGAGGAAGCTTGGGGCTACGCTGCAGACCTCACGGACCCCGACGGCAACCCGTTCACGATCTTCCAGCCGCGGGCGCCGCCCACGGGGCCTCAGGACTGGGATCGCAAGGCGTAG
- a CDS encoding metalloregulator ArsR/SmtB family transcription factor gives MDVFDAVAHPVRRKVLDLLALGPRNAGEIAARFPRLTQPGVSRHLKVLRDAHVVDVTIHAQERIYALNAKGLADLYEWVAKYQAMWPETLDALERYLDAGAASEKAKERKR, from the coding sequence ATGGACGTCTTCGACGCGGTCGCGCACCCCGTGCGGCGCAAGGTCCTCGACCTCCTCGCCTTGGGGCCGCGGAACGCCGGCGAGATCGCCGCCAGGTTCCCGCGGCTCACGCAGCCCGGGGTGTCGCGGCACCTCAAGGTCCTTCGAGACGCGCACGTCGTGGACGTGACAATCCACGCGCAGGAGCGCATCTACGCGCTGAACGCGAAGGGACTCGCGGACCTGTACGAATGGGTCGCGAAGTATCAAGCGATGTGGCCCGAGACGCTGGACGCCCTCGAGCGATACTTGGACGCCGGGGCCGCGAGCGAGAAGGCGAAGGAGAGGAAGCGATGA